AAGCGGTAGATAACGACAAACATGTAGTACTTGCATTGGGAGATATGCATCTGGCCAACAGAAATAATGATGTGTCCCAGTTTCAAAATGGCTTTTTACGCGATGCAGCACAAAGCATAACACAGTACAGAAATGAAGGATATAAGGTTTATGGACTTACATTAGGAGATATGACCTGGGATGCCTATTGGTATTCCAATAAGTACAGTTTTTCTGAATATCTGGATCTTGTTAAGAATATGGGCTTGCCGGTATTCCATACCATGGGCAACCATGATAATGACCCCTATATTAATAGTGACTGGCCTGCCGAAAGCGCTTTTAGAAAAAGTTTGGGTCCCACTTATTATTCCTTTAACCTGGGAAAAGTTCATTATATCGTTTTAGATAATATACAGTATGTAAATATGGGAGGTGCGCAGGGAACCGTCGGTAGCAGAAATTATAATGCCGTAATTGTAGCTGAACAAATAGCATGGCTAAAGAAAGATCTGGCCATGATAGCGGATAAATCTACTCCTATAGTTATTGCTATGCATATTCAATTGAATAACAGCCCAAAACTCTCCGGTGGGAATGAAACCAGCACTTACCGACTAAATAATGGGGCTGAGTTAGTTGGAGTATTAGATGGTTTTACAGATGTTAATCTAATTACCGGTCATACGCATGTTTGTTATGCGTACGAGAATAACAATAACATCATGGAACATAACTCTGGTGCCATTTGTGCAACATGGTGGTGGACCGGAAAAAGTGGCTATGCAGGAAACCATATCTCTAAAGATGGTGCGCCCGGAGGTTATGGCGTTTGGAAGTTTAATGGAAAAAGTTACCAGTGGCGTTATAAATCAATCGGATATAAGGAAGAATACCAATTTAGGGCTTATGACTTAAATAAGGTTCATATCACTGCGGCAAAATTTGCTCCTAATTCAACCGATGCCGCTTTGAAGCCTTATGCTGGAGAATATGCAAACGTTAATTCCAATAACGAGATACTTGTAAATGTTTGGGGATATGATAAGCGCTGGACAATAGAAATGTTTGAAAATAATGCGCCATTAACAGTAAATAGGATAGAAGTATTAGACCCGTTGCATATTGTGTCTTATGAAGCGCTCCGGCTGAATGCTGCTGCAGAACCAACAGAAGATTTTGTTACGGGAAAGACAGCACATATGTTTAAAGCCAAAGCATCTAATGCCACCAATCCTATTCTGATAAAGGTAACAGACCGATTCGGTAATGTTTATTTAGAAACCATGAACAGACCCAAAGATTTTATACTATCGATGAGTTAATGAAAGATTTATTAGGAGAAGTTTAAAAAAAGAAAATTAGAATTATTTATATGATATGGAAAGAAGAAGTTTCTTACAGTCTATAGGAATTATGGCGGGCGGAATGGCCATTAGTTTAAAGTCTAATGCCTTCACCAACCTTAAACATAGCAATACTATTTCGGGAAGTGTTACAAGTAATGGAAAGCCCCTAAAAAATGTGGTTATTTCAGACGGCTTTGAAGTGGTAGCGACCGATGCAAAAGGTAAATACACTTTACCATTAACTGACCGCTCAGAGTTTATCGTTTTGAGTACCCCTTCAGGATATGAGTTTGAAGTAGACAACGGGTATCTGGCAAAACAGCATGAGAATCTGGGAGCTAGAAATGAATACAATTTTAAATTGAAGAAGTTGTCCAAAGATGATACAAAACATCAGTTTATCATTTGGGCAGACCCTCAGGTAAAGACAAAAGGCGATGTAAAGCAAATGCTGGAAACATCTGTACCTGATGTGCAAGAACTGGTAAAAAGCATGGGTAAAGATGTGTTGGTTCATGGAATAACAGTTGGAGATATTGTTTGGGACAACCATAAATTGATACCAGATTATACAGAAGCAGTTAAAAGAATGGGAATACCATTTTTTCAAGCTCTGGGCAATCATGACATGGATTATAGACAAGGAGGAGATGAAACTTCCGATCGTACCTTTAAATCTAGTTACGGACCAACTTATTACTCTTTTAACAGAGGAAAGGCTCACTATGTAATTCTGGATGATGTGAGATATCTTGGAACAGAGCGAGAATATGACGGCTACATCGTACAAGAACAACTTGAATGGCTCAAGAAAGATTTAAAATATGTTCCCAAAGATCACCTGATAATAGTTTGTCTTCATATCCCCGTTCATAACTCAGTGAAAAATAACGAGGAATTGTATAATATTTTAGAGGGAAGAAAGGTACATATCATGTCTGGACATACACATTACAACAATAATTATCAGAAAAATGGAGTGTACGAACATGTCCATGGAACCGTATGCGGTGCCTGGTGGACAGGTCCGGTATGTGGAGACGGTGCGCCACGTGGATATGGTGTTTATGAAGTGAATGGGAATGAACTTTCCTGGTATTATAAACCAACAGGATTGGACAAAAGCTACCAGTATAGTTATGACATACAAGATCTGACTGCACAAAAAAGATTGATTGTAAATGTGTGGAACTGGGATGAGCAATGGAAAGTGGAATGGTGGGGAAATAATAAGTTTATGGGCATACTGGAACAAACCAAAGGATATGATCCACAGACGGTGCGTTTATATAAAGGTGATAAATTGCCGTCTTCAAGATCCTGGGTAGAACCTAAAAGAACCGAACATTTGTTTATGGCTCATATTGATCCGGGAGTTACTAGTATTAAAATTAAAGTGACAGACAGGTTCGGAAAAGTTTACGAAGGTGCTCATCAGTTATCATAGAGATTTAATATCTGGAATATATTTCTTGGACTTTTATATAATAGGGATGGACGTAAAAGTATAGATATATCAATCTGGAGATTAAGGTTATCTTTATTTGCAAAGAAATTTGTTGGTAATAACCTTAATTTTTTGGATTTAGGAAGTTTTTTTAAGATAAATTGCTATTTTCAAAAATCAAATTGTAACCAATGGAACATACAGAAAAAGATTCTTCTCGCAGGAAATTTATCAAATCAGGACTTATTGCTGCAGCTACCTTTTCAATCGTTCCCAGACATGTTCTGGGAGGAAAGAACTTTTTAGCTCCGAGTGACAAATTGTATGTTGCCGGTATTGGTACCGGAGGGAAGGGCTATTCCAATTTAAAAAATATTTATAATTCGGAAAAAGCTGTTATTTCTCATTTATGCGATGTGGATGATAGAAGGTCTGCTAAGACAAGAGAAGAGCACCCAAAGGCAAAATATTATCAGGACTGGCGGGAGCTTTTTGATAAAGACCATAAAAAGTTTGATGCCGTTTGTGTTTCAACACCTGATCATAATCATGCTGTTATTGCGTTAGGAGCAATGCAGTTGAAAAAACATGTTTTTGTAGAAAAGCCGTTAACACACGACATCTATGAGGCAAGGGTATTGAAAGATGCGGCAAAAAAATATAAAGTAATTACTCAAATGGGAAACCAGGGCGCATCTAATGATGGGCTTAGAAAAATGCAAGAATGGTTTGAAGCAGGAGTTTTAGGAGATATTCATACTGTTTATTGTTGGACGGATAGACCTGTTTGGCCACAAGGAATTCCTTGGTCCACAAATAAAGCCCAAATTCCGAAGGAATTAAATTGGGATTTATGGCTGGGAACTGCACAGTACCGGGATTATGTAGATAAAGTGGTTCCGTTTAATTGGCGCGGTTGGTGGGACTTTGGAACCGGTGCATTGGGAGATATGGGATGTCATTTGCTTGATGCGCCTTGTTCTGTATTGCATCTGCAAAGTCCATCGCAAGTGGAGGCAAGCGTGGGAACGGTATATGTTGATGAGTTTAAACGAGGATATTTTCCGGAAAGCTGTCCTCCATCAAGTCATGTTATTCTTACTTTCAACGAAACTCCAAGAAATAAAACAAAGCTAAAGCTTCACTGGATGGATGGTGGTATTAAACCAGAAAGACCGGAAGAACTAGATGCTAATGACAATTTTGGAGGAGGAAATGGAGCTTTGTTTATTGGTACAAAGGGTAAGATGATGTGCGGTACCTATAATGAGAACCCAAGATTAATACCGCTATCCAGAAACGCAGAAGTGAATGTTCCAGAAACTAAGAAGAGAGTTGAAGGCAGTACAGGGGGGCATTATAAACAATGGGTAGAAGCTTCTATTGCGGGTTTTGGCAAAGGAGAAGTAAGCTCTCCCTTTGAAACAGCGGCAGCGCTTACAGAATCGTTACTTATAGCAAACCTGGCGATAAGAGCCCATGATGTAGAGGTTCTGCAAAATGGTAAGAAAACATTCCCAGGAAGAAATATTAAATTAATTTGGGATGACGCCAATATGAGGGTAACCAATTTCGATGAAGTAAATCAGTTTGTAAAAAGAGAATACCGAGAAGGGTTCAAATTATTATAAAATAGCAATGAAAATGAATAGACGCGATGCGCTCGCAGCAGTAGGAGCTTTACTAGGGACAACCTTTATCAGTGAAGAACTATTTGCAGTATCGAAATTTGGCGGACAAACCGCATTAAAAACCAATGATCTTTTTTCTGCGAAAGATATTCAGCTTTTAGACGAGGTTGCGGATACAATAATTCCCGAAACTAAAACCCCGGGAGCAAAAGCTGCTAAAGTGGGTGAATTTATGGCATTAATGATTACCGATTGTTATACGCCAAATGTTAGGGACAATTTTATAAAAGGTCTTACTCAAATAAACGAAGAATCGAATACGATGTTTGGAAAGGCATTTCTTTCATGCTCTCCCGAAGAACGAAAAGTATTGTTGATTAAGTTGGACAAAGATCAGAAGGAAAATCAGCGAGCCAAGAAGCCGACTCACTATTTCAGATTGATGAAAGAATTAACTTTATTAGGCTATTTTACTTCTGAAATTGGAGGTACACAACAATTGACTTATGAGGAAGTTCCTGGAAAATATGAAGGATGTATTTCGTATAAAAAAGGAGATCCCGTATATTTAAACCCATAACCAAATTTTAAATGAACTATAAATTTATTGCTACTGCTTTTTTTATGGGTATTTTTCTATCCGTTAAGGCACAAGACACAAACGAACCACTGGGCAAACAACTGATATCAAAATCGGATTGTAAATCATGTCACACAGAAAAATCTAAATTAATAGGGCCGTCATATAAAGATATTGCGGCTAAATATCCGTCCAATTCCAAAAATATTTCATTATTAGCCGGAAAAGTAATAAAAGGAGGAGCAGGCGTTTGGGGTCAAATTCCTATGACACCACATCCGCAAATGAGTAAAAAAGATGCCGAAGAGATGGTGAAATATATTTTAACCATTAAATAGTTGTAACTATGAATACTTTAAGAAGAAGTTTTTTGATATGCCTTTCTTTGGTTTTATCGTTAAGTATATTGGCTAATGCAAAAACTCAACCAAGGGCTTATGGATTACAGCTTTATTCGTTAAGAAACGAGTTTGGTAAAAGAAGTGTAGAAGATATAATTTCACAAGTTTCCAAAGCAGGTTATTCTTTTGTAGAGCCTTATGGATATTCCAAAAAGAACGGTTTTTGGGGACTAAGCCCTAAAAACTTCAAGAAACTTCTGGACAAATACAAATTAACTACTCAGGGTGGGCATTACGAGTTTGGATTTTTGGAAAAAGGTACCATAGATCATGACGTATTAGAAGATTATATCAGTGTGGCGAAAACCTTAAATCAAAAATATATTATTGTTCCACATATAAATAAGAAGATTTTTGATTCGGAAGCGAAGGTTAAAGAGTTTGCCGGAAAATTGAAAGTAGTGTCTGAAATCTTCCGAAAAGCAGGATTGAAACTGGCTTATCATAACCACGATTTTGAATTTAATAATTTAGGTGGAAATACCGGTTATGAAATCTTATTAAAAGAATTGAAGTCTTCTGAAATGGAATTCGAAATAGATTTGTATTGGGCTGTCAGAGCCAATCAAAATATTGATGCTTTATTTAAAGAATACCCGGGCAGATTTACCATGTGGCACATAAAAGATATTCGGAAGTCTGATGAGACCAAGAATACCGAAATTGGAAATGGGACCATTGACTATAAGAAAATCCTGAAAGAAGCTAAGCTTGCAGGTTTGAAATATGCAATTGTAGAACAGGAAAATTTTGAAATAGATCCGTTCGAAAGTATCAACAGGAGCATAAAATATTTGAAAAGTATACAATAAAAAGTGCCAGAGGTTGTTTGAAGACAACCTCTTTTTTTTAACTGGTCTTACGTAAATTTGATGCATGTTTGTGAAGAAAATCATTTTGCTCATTGCTCCAATACTAATTTTAAGCAAGATTAGCTTTTCTTCAAATATAAATTTACAAAACACTATAGACGGAAAGCTTTTTTTAGATTCGCTTTTTAGTCACCAGGATGATGCTGCGTTGCTGGCCGACGAAATTCAAAATCTGCAAATCGATTTATCTTACTATCTTAAAAATCCATTGACCTTAAATGCATATCTAAGTTATTTTGGAAGTCTGGAGTATCGCTATAGTTTCCATTCTGTTCCAGAAAGGTTGTCATTTTATTCTTTACCTATTTTTTTGGATACAAAAGCTAAAATGCTGGAGTATTTGGCAGTTGAAGATTTCTTAAGCGCTAAAATCAGCTTTGCAAAACGGCATATTGAAGAAGCTTTGTTTGTGTATCAATTGAAAAGACAAGATCAGCAGGTTGCGGAAATGGCCATGTTTCTGTCGAAAATTTCTTTTTTAAGTAAAGAAGAAAAAGCGGCCTTTTTTAACAATTCTATTTCAATACGCGCTTATCAGCATGCTGATAATGAACTAATGTTGGTGAAAAGTCTTTTTTGGCAAGCAAACTTGCTGTATGAGGATAAACAATATAAAGCTGCGGAAGAGCTTCTGTTAAGACGGATTCTGATGAAGGTTTTTCATTTGGGCGATTCCAAATTAGAAATGGAAGCGTATTATCAACTTGGCAAAAACTATTTCAAGATGTCTAAAAAGACCGAGGCATTATGGTTCTTTTTACAATCACGAGAATTGGCGTTGAAGTTACACAATAAAGAAAGCGAGTTGAAAAATCTTTTGATGATTGCAAAATTGAAAGTTAAGGGAGGAAATCTTTCCCTGGCACTTTCCGATCTGAAATCGGCAGAAAATATTATCGTTACCTATCCGGAGTATGTAAATTACGATCTTGATTTATCCAGACAGTTTTCCGAATTATATCGCATTCTGGGGGCGAAAGATCAATCTCAGATTTATAGCCTTCGTTTTTCTCAGCTTAGAAAAGAATATATGAATTAAAGGGGACTTCCAACGGAAGGCATATCTTATTTTTTTATTTCCTGAAAAAGAGTTTGTTGTGATTTTATTCTTTTATTGGAAATACCGGAAAAAGCATCTGAATGTTATTTTTTCAATAAATTGATAAATCTATTGTATTTAATGAAAATAATACGCTCTTTTGCATCTCAAAATCGGCCTTAAGTGTCTGATGGATAAATGAAAATGAAACAACTACTTTTAAATATCTCTAAGGGTTACACCGCTACGAAAACGGTGAGCTTTCAGGTGTTGCTTTCTGAAATTTATACATCTATACGCATATTGCGACGAAGACCTCTTTTTGTTACCAGATCTTAATAGAGATTGGTAATATCTCAATTGTGCTTTTTCTGTTTGTTGTAAACAGTTTTTAAATCATTTTTTTATTTACTGATTAAAATCCCTTCGATGGATTTATCGATTTCTAAAAATGCACATTAACGATTTTAATATTCTTGTTGCCGGAGTTCAACATGTAGGTTTTGCACAAACTATTGTTGATGAAATGGAGGCCTCTGCAAAAGTTAGAGGAACCGGAATTGCCAAGCGTTCGCCGGAATATGTCGCCAATAAAATGTTGGAAGGTAAGGCCGTAATTGCTTTGCATAAAGACGGAACATGGGCAGGATTCTGTTATATTGAAACCTGGAGCCATGGAGAGTTTGTGGCAAATTCGGGTTTAATTGTAAATCCAATCTATAGAAAAGCAGGATTGGCTAAAGCAATTAAATTTAAGATTTTCGAATTGTCAAGACAAAAATATCCGGATGCAAAGATTTTTGGACTAACTACAGGATTGGCCGTAATGAAGATTAACTCGGAATTAGGGTACGAACCGGTGACTTATTCGCAGCTTTCACAGGATGATAACTTTTGGAAAGGATGTCAAAGTTGTGTAAATTACGACATTTTAATGTCTAAGAACAGACAAAACTGCATGTGTACTGCGATGCTTTACGATCCTGAAGACAAGAGAATTCAGGAAGAAGAACGCTTAAAAAAAATCACCAAAAAAGCCACTTTATTAGAGCGTATAGAAGCTAAGCTTCGTAACTCTTTAAAAATGGTAACTGTTAATTTGTTTAGAACCCAAAACGCATAATATAAAGATGAAGAAAAAAGTAGTTTTAGCTTTTAGTGGAGGATTAGATACCTCATTTTGCTGTATCTATTTGTCTAAAGATTTAGATTTAGAAGTACATTCTGTAATTGTAAATACTGGTGGATTTTCTGATCAGGAATTAAAAGAGATTGAAGAGAGAGCTTATAGCTTAGGTGTTGCTTCTCATCATGCAGTTGATGCGGTTAAAGGGTATTATGACGATTATTTAAAATATTTGATTTTTGGAAACGTATTGAAAAACAATACTTATCCGCTTTCTGTAAGTGCAGAGCGTGTTACACAAGCCACTGCAATTGCAAATTATGCAAAAGAAATCAATGCGGATTTTGTAGCACATGGATCCACTGGTGCTGGTAACGATCAGGTGCGTTTTGATATGATATTCAATATCCTGATCCCGAAAGTAGGAATCATTACACCTATACGTGATTTAAAATTGAGTCGTGAAGCCGAGATTGAATATTTGCATTCTCATGGTGTGAATATCAATGCGGAAAAAGCGAAATACTCGATCAATAAGGGTATTTGGGGAACTTCTGTTGGAGGCAAGGAGACTTTATCTTCCAGAGGCGTTTTACCAGAAGAGGCGTGGCCAACACAAGTAACCAAAACAGGTCAGGAAGAAGTGGAGCTGGAATTTGTGAAGGGGGAATTGGTCGCGGTTAATGGAACAAAATATAGCCATCCGACAGAAGCTATTTCAGTTTTACAGGAAATTGTTGCTCCTTATGGAATTGGAAGGGATATCCACGTAGGTGATACGATTATTGGTATAAAAGGTCGCGTTGGATTTGAAGCAGCGGCGCCAGTGGTGATTATTAAAGCGCACCATGCTTTAGAAAAACATACATTAACCAAATGGCAGCTTTCCTGGAAAGACCAATTGGCGATGTTTTACGGAAACTGGATGCATGAAGGGCAATTTCATGATCCGGTAATGAGAGATATCGAAGCTTTTTTCATTAACTCACAAAAAACCGTTTCTGGAAAAGTTTATGTTCAATTATATCCATACCGATTTGTGGTAGAGGGAATTGAGTCTGACCATGATTTAATGAGCAGCAAATATGGTACTTACGGAGAAATGAATGAAGGTTATACTGGCGATGATGTGAAAGGTTTCTCTAAAATATTTGGTAACCAAGTGTCTATTTGGCACAAAGTGAATGAAGCAAAGGGCTAAAAGTGCCAAAGGCATCCCTTCAGGGCAAAATGCTTGAGGCATTGGACGTAGAAATATATAGTAGTTTAGGGCGGTAAGTTCTAACCAACGGACAACTATCAACGAACAAACTAAAAAAATGGAAAAAATTAAAGCTGGAATTATTGGAGGTGCCGGATATACCGGGGGTGAACTTTTAAGAATATTGGTAAACCATGCGAAAGTAGAAATTGCTTTTGTACATAGTAACAGTAATGCCGGAAATTTAATTTCAGACGTTCATACTGATTTATTTGGGGATACAGATTTAAGATTCACCGATGTGATTTCGCAGGATATAGATGTCTTGTTCCTTTGCGTTGGTCATGGTGATGCGAGAAAATTCCTGGAAGCTAATCCGATAAATGATGCCATAAAGATTATTGATTTATCTCAGGACTTTCGTTTAAAGGCTAAAAGCCAAAAGCCAAAAGCGGAAAGCAATGGACAGGAAAATCAGCCTTCAGCTTTAAGTGTTAAGCCTTCGGCCTTTGTGTACGGTTTGCCGGAGCTGAACAAAGAATCAATAAAGAAGGCTCATAATATCGCTAATCCGGGTTGTTTTGCTACTTGTATACAATTGGCATTATTGCCTTTGGCAAAAGCTGGGAAACTGAATAATGAAGTGCACATTGCTGCGACAACGGGGTCTACTGGAGCTGGACAAAAGCCCACTGCGACGAGCCATTTTAGCTGGAGAAACAACAATCTTTCGGTTTATAAAGCTTTTGAACATCAGCATTTGAATGAAATAGGTGAGAGCTTACATCAGTTACAACCGGATTTCGATAAAGCCGTCAATTTTATCCCTTACCGGGGAGATTTTGCCCGAGGCATTATGGCCTCTGTTTATTTAGAAACCGATTTGACTCTGGAAGAAGCAGAGAAAATCTACGAAGACTTTTACGCCGATGCGCCATTTACGCATGTCAGTAAGCAAAATATAGATTTAAAACAAGTCGTAAATACCAATAAATGCTTACTGCATTTAGAGAAACACGGCAACAAATTGATGATTTTGTCTATTACAGACAATTTGTTGAAAGGCGCTTCTGGTCAGGCAGTACAAAATATGAACCTGATGTTTGGTTTTGATGAGAAGGAAGGATTGAGATTGAAAGCGGTTAATTTTTAAGTTGAAGGTTTAAAGTTAAAAGTGGAAAGTTGCAAAATTATAAAGACCTTTTAGTTTGGAGTAAATCGCATGAGCTGGTTCTAGAAGTCTACAGGCTTACAAAAGATTTTCCCAAAGAGGAAACTTTTGGATTAGTAAGTCAGTTGAGACGAGCAGCGGTATCTATCCCAACAAATATAGCTGAAGGGTCTGGTAGATTCACGCAAAAGGATTTTGCTTCATTTCTGCAAATATCGTTAGGGTCTTGCCAAGAAGTAGAATATCTTGTATTCTTAGCTATTGAACTTAAACTTATAACTGAAACTGACTTTGAGCTTATTAATAAATTAATTGGCGAAAACAAGGCAATGCTTATTGCATTAATCAAGAAAGTCAGACTTTAAACTCTGAACTTTCTACTTTAAACTATTAAAAAAATGAAACTATTCGACGTATACCCAATAAATGATATAGAAATTGTAAAAGGCCAGGGAAGCCTTGTTTGGGACAATAATGGTCAGGAATATTTAGATTTATACGGTGGTCACGCTGTAATATCTATTGGACATACTCATCCTCATTATGTATCGAGGATTACAGAACAATTGAATAAAATCGGATTTTATTCAAACTCTATCAGAATTC
This genomic interval from Pseudopedobacter saltans DSM 12145 contains the following:
- a CDS encoding argininosuccinate synthase, coding for MKKKVVLAFSGGLDTSFCCIYLSKDLDLEVHSVIVNTGGFSDQELKEIEERAYSLGVASHHAVDAVKGYYDDYLKYLIFGNVLKNNTYPLSVSAERVTQATAIANYAKEINADFVAHGSTGAGNDQVRFDMIFNILIPKVGIITPIRDLKLSREAEIEYLHSHGVNINAEKAKYSINKGIWGTSVGGKETLSSRGVLPEEAWPTQVTKTGQEEVELEFVKGELVAVNGTKYSHPTEAISVLQEIVAPYGIGRDIHVGDTIIGIKGRVGFEAAAPVVIIKAHHALEKHTLTKWQLSWKDQLAMFYGNWMHEGQFHDPVMRDIEAFFINSQKTVSGKVYVQLYPYRFVVEGIESDHDLMSSKYGTYGEMNEGYTGDDVKGFSKIFGNQVSIWHKVNEAKG
- a CDS encoding sugar phosphate isomerase/epimerase family protein; amino-acid sequence: MNTLRRSFLICLSLVLSLSILANAKTQPRAYGLQLYSLRNEFGKRSVEDIISQVSKAGYSFVEPYGYSKKNGFWGLSPKNFKKLLDKYKLTTQGGHYEFGFLEKGTIDHDVLEDYISVAKTLNQKYIIVPHINKKIFDSEAKVKEFAGKLKVVSEIFRKAGLKLAYHNHDFEFNNLGGNTGYEILLKELKSSEMEFEIDLYWAVRANQNIDALFKEYPGRFTMWHIKDIRKSDETKNTEIGNGTIDYKKILKEAKLAGLKYAIVEQENFEIDPFESINRSIKYLKSIQ
- the argC gene encoding N-acetyl-gamma-glutamyl-phosphate reductase, with protein sequence MEKIKAGIIGGAGYTGGELLRILVNHAKVEIAFVHSNSNAGNLISDVHTDLFGDTDLRFTDVISQDIDVLFLCVGHGDARKFLEANPINDAIKIIDLSQDFRLKAKSQKPKAESNGQENQPSALSVKPSAFVYGLPELNKESIKKAHNIANPGCFATCIQLALLPLAKAGKLNNEVHIAATTGSTGAGQKPTATSHFSWRNNNLSVYKAFEHQHLNEIGESLHQLQPDFDKAVNFIPYRGDFARGIMASVYLETDLTLEEAEKIYEDFYADAPFTHVSKQNIDLKQVVNTNKCLLHLEKHGNKLMILSITDNLLKGASGQAVQNMNLMFGFDEKEGLRLKAVNF
- a CDS encoding N-acetyltransferase; this translates as MHINDFNILVAGVQHVGFAQTIVDEMEASAKVRGTGIAKRSPEYVANKMLEGKAVIALHKDGTWAGFCYIETWSHGEFVANSGLIVNPIYRKAGLAKAIKFKIFELSRQKYPDAKIFGLTTGLAVMKINSELGYEPVTYSQLSQDDNFWKGCQSCVNYDILMSKNRQNCMCTAMLYDPEDKRIQEEERLKKITKKATLLERIEAKLRNSLKMVTVNLFRTQNA
- a CDS encoding four helix bundle protein; amino-acid sequence: MQNYKDLLVWSKSHELVLEVYRLTKDFPKEETFGLVSQLRRAAVSIPTNIAEGSGRFTQKDFASFLQISLGSCQEVEYLVFLAIELKLITETDFELINKLIGENKAMLIALIKKVRL
- a CDS encoding gluconate 2-dehydrogenase subunit 3 family protein, whose amino-acid sequence is MKMNRRDALAAVGALLGTTFISEELFAVSKFGGQTALKTNDLFSAKDIQLLDEVADTIIPETKTPGAKAAKVGEFMALMITDCYTPNVRDNFIKGLTQINEESNTMFGKAFLSCSPEERKVLLIKLDKDQKENQRAKKPTHYFRLMKELTLLGYFTSEIGGTQQLTYEEVPGKYEGCISYKKGDPVYLNP
- a CDS encoding Gfo/Idh/MocA family protein; its protein translation is MEHTEKDSSRRKFIKSGLIAAATFSIVPRHVLGGKNFLAPSDKLYVAGIGTGGKGYSNLKNIYNSEKAVISHLCDVDDRRSAKTREEHPKAKYYQDWRELFDKDHKKFDAVCVSTPDHNHAVIALGAMQLKKHVFVEKPLTHDIYEARVLKDAAKKYKVITQMGNQGASNDGLRKMQEWFEAGVLGDIHTVYCWTDRPVWPQGIPWSTNKAQIPKELNWDLWLGTAQYRDYVDKVVPFNWRGWWDFGTGALGDMGCHLLDAPCSVLHLQSPSQVEASVGTVYVDEFKRGYFPESCPPSSHVILTFNETPRNKTKLKLHWMDGGIKPERPEELDANDNFGGGNGALFIGTKGKMMCGTYNENPRLIPLSRNAEVNVPETKKRVEGSTGGHYKQWVEASIAGFGKGEVSSPFETAAALTESLLIANLAIRAHDVEVLQNGKKTFPGRNIKLIWDDANMRVTNFDEVNQFVKREYREGFKLL
- a CDS encoding c-type cytochrome, which encodes MNYKFIATAFFMGIFLSVKAQDTNEPLGKQLISKSDCKSCHTEKSKLIGPSYKDIAAKYPSNSKNISLLAGKVIKGGAGVWGQIPMTPHPQMSKKDAEEMVKYILTIK
- a CDS encoding calcineurin-like phosphoesterase C-terminal domain-containing protein; its protein translation is MKKGVNKANLGKYSRREFIIASAVTGVSIAVLGCSKSKEDGPGETPKTDDNFHLTGVVIPKSIAIQLSADFSLQGKGFAVGDKISFTPLFDGKAVVIDVKSVTEGACLLRMPSSFVWGSYRISVTRGEKNMTLGDTKIEMDIPDKTGMTVKGMVYATGVGLAGVIVSDGIEVTRTDENGIYYLPSKKTKDFVFVSIPGGYEVNTSNGILPVFYKHFELGSNAAEAISFELKAVDNDKHVVLALGDMHLANRNNDVSQFQNGFLRDAAQSITQYRNEGYKVYGLTLGDMTWDAYWYSNKYSFSEYLDLVKNMGLPVFHTMGNHDNDPYINSDWPAESAFRKSLGPTYYSFNLGKVHYIVLDNIQYVNMGGAQGTVGSRNYNAVIVAEQIAWLKKDLAMIADKSTPIVIAMHIQLNNSPKLSGGNETSTYRLNNGAELVGVLDGFTDVNLITGHTHVCYAYENNNNIMEHNSGAICATWWWTGKSGYAGNHISKDGAPGGYGVWKFNGKSYQWRYKSIGYKEEYQFRAYDLNKVHITAAKFAPNSTDAALKPYAGEYANVNSNNEILVNVWGYDKRWTIEMFENNAPLTVNRIEVLDPLHIVSYEALRLNAAAEPTEDFVTGKTAHMFKAKASNATNPILIKVTDRFGNVYLETMNRPKDFILSMS
- a CDS encoding calcineurin-like phosphoesterase C-terminal domain-containing protein; amino-acid sequence: MERRSFLQSIGIMAGGMAISLKSNAFTNLKHSNTISGSVTSNGKPLKNVVISDGFEVVATDAKGKYTLPLTDRSEFIVLSTPSGYEFEVDNGYLAKQHENLGARNEYNFKLKKLSKDDTKHQFIIWADPQVKTKGDVKQMLETSVPDVQELVKSMGKDVLVHGITVGDIVWDNHKLIPDYTEAVKRMGIPFFQALGNHDMDYRQGGDETSDRTFKSSYGPTYYSFNRGKAHYVILDDVRYLGTEREYDGYIVQEQLEWLKKDLKYVPKDHLIIVCLHIPVHNSVKNNEELYNILEGRKVHIMSGHTHYNNNYQKNGVYEHVHGTVCGAWWTGPVCGDGAPRGYGVYEVNGNELSWYYKPTGLDKSYQYSYDIQDLTAQKRLIVNVWNWDEQWKVEWWGNNKFMGILEQTKGYDPQTVRLYKGDKLPSSRSWVEPKRTEHLFMAHIDPGVTSIKIKVTDRFGKVYEGAHQLS